From a region of the Pseudoxanthomonas sp. X-1 genome:
- a CDS encoding TonB-dependent receptor, which translates to MTQHRIRTSKLALGLLAALAAAPAMAQTTSAGVGGQVVGSGGAPVAGAEVTITHVESGTVSRATTDAAGRYTARGLRVGGPYTITITKPGEGTKTEEGVYLGLNQVSTVNAQIGSDTATTLGAVAVTASRNAATFNADNKGIGTNLTRADMDRMPSPDRSIQNIVRADPRIVVTDRDRGAFSAMGQNFRYNCITIDTIQAGDPYGLNDNGLPTKGTPISQDAIESYDLKTTDYDVTSRCVGAQVNAVTKSGSNEFHGSAYYTFQNADDMIGKDATTGKTKWTGYSKDVVKGGTFSGPIIKDKLFFFASYEKEEKTGAGSVYGPSDSNANFKVPGVTQADVDAVIAAATAKGLTPGNYSGYTADIESKRGLVKLDWNINDAHRVALRVSQTKEFEPILTAGTITGSNPKLTLSSNYYGLDKKNTSYALIAYDDWSDSFTTETSVGYNEFKQDRGPITGGFQPDIVIRTPAANGATSGPSIELGTEFSSQANALQVKSWNAAFVGNLFLDAHTLKFGADFRKDEVYNLFLQNYMGSYEFSSIADFNSGTYSRYRLSVPSGTLSLDDVSAQFTQKNYGLFLQDTWQATDRLSLQFGLRYDMPKVSPEPMYNPCFAADPGTLGNFGNCGLRANAANPNAATGGYGFTNQGTIDGNNRLQPRFSFNYDFDTERPTQLRGGAGLFVSNTPAVWLSNPYSNTGIQVTSYDINRRKTATDPAFSTDPYNQNVPGTTVLPPGLGSSSMNVSVVDPDFKLPTVAKYTLGLDHELPWSGIVFTTEYQHLDVVKGILYQNLNLGTPTGVLPDGRSSYARFPNQAPASANTTRWNANPSFGQQVIYLTNTDKGKSDSFTVSLRRPFQDNWSWMVGYTYSRVTEVNPGTSSVANSSFQNRDWIDPNADYEATSNYSIPNRVIAQLTWSKNLFGDNATTISAFYDGHDGAPYSWIFGNDVNGDSYSRDLAYIPSGPSDVVWANAASRAAAASFWEYVGNQPELSSRKGRIFDRNSGRAPWVNQLDVSFSQEIPGFMEGHKAVVRLDIFNFLNMLNRDWGVEKRASFPLERVLANYAGVDAATGKYIYDISSQVKNGVYQPTSLPVNESFTPSQRWAALLTLRYTF; encoded by the coding sequence ATGACACAGCATCGTATCCGGACTTCCAAACTTGCCCTGGGCCTGCTGGCCGCGCTGGCCGCTGCGCCGGCCATGGCGCAGACCACGTCCGCCGGCGTCGGCGGCCAGGTCGTCGGTTCCGGCGGTGCGCCGGTCGCCGGCGCCGAGGTGACCATCACCCACGTGGAATCCGGAACGGTCAGCCGTGCCACCACCGATGCCGCCGGCCGCTACACCGCCCGTGGCCTGCGCGTGGGTGGCCCGTACACCATCACCATCACCAAGCCCGGCGAAGGCACCAAGACCGAGGAGGGCGTCTATCTGGGCCTGAACCAGGTCTCCACCGTCAACGCGCAGATCGGGTCCGACACGGCCACCACGCTGGGCGCCGTGGCGGTGACCGCCAGCCGCAACGCGGCCACGTTCAATGCGGACAACAAGGGAATCGGCACCAATCTGACCCGCGCCGATATGGACCGGATGCCGTCCCCGGACCGCTCGATCCAGAACATCGTGCGTGCCGATCCGCGCATCGTGGTGACCGACCGCGATCGCGGCGCGTTCTCGGCGATGGGCCAGAACTTCCGCTACAACTGCATCACCATCGACACCATCCAGGCCGGCGACCCCTACGGCCTGAACGACAACGGCCTGCCGACCAAGGGCACCCCGATCTCCCAGGACGCGATCGAAAGCTACGACCTGAAGACCACCGACTACGACGTGACCAGCCGCTGCGTCGGCGCGCAGGTCAACGCGGTGACCAAGAGCGGCTCGAACGAGTTCCACGGTTCGGCCTACTACACCTTCCAGAACGCCGACGACATGATCGGCAAGGACGCCACCACCGGCAAGACCAAGTGGACCGGCTACAGCAAGGACGTGGTTAAGGGCGGGACCTTCAGCGGCCCGATCATCAAGGACAAGCTGTTCTTCTTCGCCTCCTATGAGAAGGAGGAGAAGACCGGTGCCGGCTCGGTTTACGGCCCCAGCGACTCCAACGCCAACTTCAAGGTTCCCGGCGTGACCCAGGCTGACGTCGACGCGGTGATCGCCGCCGCGACCGCCAAGGGTCTGACCCCGGGCAACTACAGCGGATACACCGCCGATATCGAGAGCAAGCGCGGGCTCGTCAAGCTCGACTGGAACATCAACGACGCCCATCGCGTGGCGTTGCGCGTCAGCCAGACCAAGGAATTCGAGCCGATCCTCACCGCTGGCACCATCACCGGCTCAAATCCCAAGCTGACCCTGTCCAGCAACTACTACGGCCTGGACAAGAAGAACACCAGCTATGCCCTGATCGCCTACGACGACTGGTCCGACAGCTTCACGACCGAGACCTCGGTCGGCTACAACGAATTCAAGCAGGACCGCGGCCCCATCACCGGCGGCTTCCAGCCGGACATCGTCATTCGAACCCCGGCGGCCAACGGCGCCACCAGCGGCCCGAGCATCGAACTTGGCACGGAATTCTCCAGCCAGGCCAACGCCCTGCAGGTCAAGAGTTGGAACGCCGCCTTCGTCGGCAACCTGTTCCTTGACGCCCACACCCTCAAGTTCGGCGCCGATTTCCGCAAGGACGAGGTCTACAACCTGTTCCTTCAGAACTACATGGGCTCCTACGAGTTCAGTTCGATCGCCGACTTCAATTCCGGCACCTACAGCCGCTACCGTCTGAGCGTGCCGTCGGGGACGTTGAGCCTGGATGATGTCTCGGCCCAATTCACCCAGAAGAACTACGGCCTGTTCCTGCAGGACACCTGGCAGGCGACCGACCGACTCTCGCTGCAGTTCGGCCTGCGCTACGACATGCCCAAGGTCAGCCCTGAGCCGATGTACAACCCCTGCTTCGCCGCCGACCCGGGCACCCTGGGGAACTTCGGCAACTGCGGACTGCGTGCCAACGCAGCCAATCCCAATGCCGCCACCGGCGGCTACGGCTTCACCAATCAGGGCACGATCGACGGCAACAATCGCCTCCAGCCGCGCTTCTCGTTCAACTACGACTTCGATACCGAGCGGCCGACGCAGCTGCGCGGCGGCGCGGGTCTGTTCGTTTCCAACACGCCGGCGGTCTGGCTGTCCAATCCTTACTCGAACACCGGTATCCAGGTCACCAGCTACGACATCAACCGTCGCAAGACCGCGACCGATCCGGCCTTCAGCACCGACCCGTACAACCAGAACGTTCCCGGGACCACGGTGCTGCCGCCTGGTTTGGGCAGCTCGTCGATGAACGTCAGCGTGGTCGATCCGGACTTCAAGCTGCCGACCGTCGCCAAGTACACCCTGGGCCTGGATCACGAGCTCCCGTGGAGCGGCATCGTCTTCACCACCGAATACCAGCACCTGGATGTGGTCAAGGGCATCCTGTACCAGAACCTCAACCTCGGTACGCCGACCGGCGTGCTGCCGGATGGCCGCTCCAGCTACGCGCGCTTCCCGAACCAGGCGCCGGCCAGCGCCAACACCACGCGCTGGAACGCCAACCCGTCCTTCGGTCAGCAGGTGATCTATCTGACCAACACCGACAAGGGCAAGTCGGACAGCTTCACCGTCTCCCTACGCCGGCCGTTCCAGGACAACTGGAGCTGGATGGTCGGTTACACCTACTCGCGTGTGACCGAGGTCAACCCGGGCACCTCCAGCGTCGCCAACAGTAGCTTCCAGAACCGCGACTGGATCGACCCGAACGCTGACTACGAGGCGACCTCCAACTACTCGATTCCCAACCGCGTCATCGCCCAACTCACCTGGTCCAAGAACCTGTTCGGCGATAACGCGACCACGATCAGCGCGTTCTACGACGGCCATGACGGCGCGCCGTACAGTTGGATCTTCGGCAACGATGTCAACGGCGACTCCTACAGCCGCGACCTGGCCTACATTCCCTCCGGCCCGAGCGATGTGGTGTGGGCCAATGCCGCATCGCGCGCCGCCGCCGCATCGTTCTGGGAGTACGTGGGCAACCAGCCGGAACTGTCCTCGCGCAAGGGGCGGATTTTCGACCGCAACAGTGGCCGTGCGCCCTGGGTGAACCAGCTCGATGTGTCCTTCAGCCAGGAGATCCCGGGCTTCATGGAAGGTCACAAGGCGGTGGTGCGCCTGGATATCTTCAACTTCCTCAACATGCTCAACCGCGACTGGGGCGTGGAGAAGCGCGCCAGCTTCCCGCTGGAGCGCGTGCTGGCCAACTACGCGGGCGTGGACGCGGCGACGGGCAAGTACATCTACGACATCAGCAGCCAGGTCAAGAACGGCGTCTACCAGCCGACCTCGTTGCCGGTCAACGAGAGCTTCACGCCCTCGCAGCGCTGGGCCGCCCTGCTGACGCTGCGCTACACCTTCTGA